In one window of Mus pahari chromosome 3, PAHARI_EIJ_v1.1, whole genome shotgun sequence DNA:
- the Ptpn1 gene encoding tyrosine-protein phosphatase non-receptor type 1 isoform X1 has translation MEMEKEFEEIDKAGNWAAIYQDIRHEASDFPCKVAKLPKNKNRNRYRDVSPFDHSRIKLHQEDNDYINASLIKMEEAQRSYILTQGPLPNTCGHFWEMVWEQKSRGVVMLNRIMEKGSLKCAQYWPQQEEKEMVFDDTSLKLSLISEDVKSYYTVRQLELENLTTKETREILHFHYTTWPDFGVPESPASFLNFLFKVRESGSLSLEYGPIVVHCSAGIGRSGTFCLADTCLLLMDKRKDPSSVDIKKVLLEMRRFRMGLIQTADQLRFSYLAVIEGAKFIMGDSSVQDQWKELSREDLDLPPEHVPPPPRPPKRTLEPHNGKCKELFSNHQWVSEETCEDEDSLAGEEGRAHSSAVHSVSSMSQDTEVRRRMVGGGLQSTQASVPTKEELSSTEEEQKAHWPAHWKPFLVSVCMATVLATGAYFCYRVCFH, from the exons GATATTCGACATGAAGCCAGTGACTTCCCATGCAAAGTAGCGAAACTTCCTAAGAACAAAAACCGGAACAGGTACCGAGATGTCAGCCCTT tTGACCACAGTCGGATTAAATTGCACCAGGAAGATAATGACTATATCAATGCCAGCttgataaaaatggaagaagcCCAGAGGAGCTATATTCTTACCCAG GGCCCTTTACCAAACACATGTGGGCACTTCTGGGAGATGGTGTGGGAGCAGAAGAGCAGGGGCGTGGTCATGCTCAACCGCATCATGGAGAAAGGCTCG TTAAAATGTGCCCAGTATTGGCcacagcaagaagaaaaggaaatggtcTTTGATGACACAAGTTTGAAGTTGTCACTAATCTCTGAAGATGTCAAGTCATATTACACAGTACGACAGTTGGAGTTGGAAAACCTGACT ACCAAGGAGACTCGAGAGATCCTGCATTTCCACTACACCACATGGCCTGACTTTGGAGTCCCCGAGTCACCTGCTTCTTTCCTCAATTTCCTATTCAAAGTCCGAGAGTCAGGCTCACTCAGCCTGGAGTACGGCCCCATTGTGGTCCACTGCAGCGCCGGCATCGGTAGATCGGGGACCTTCTGTCTGGCTGACACCTGCCTCTTACTG ATGGACAAGAGGAAAGACCCTTCTTCCGTGGACATCAAGAAAGTGCTGCTGGAGATGCGCAGGTTCCGCATGGGGCTCATCCAGACGGCCGACCAGCTGCGTTTCTCCTACCTGGCTGTCATCGAGGGCGCCAAGTTCATCATGGGCGACTCATCAGTGCAG GATCAGTGGAAGGAGCTCTCCCGGGAAGACCTGGACCTTCCACCCGAGCACGTGCCCCCACCTCCCCGGCCACCCAAACGCACACTGGAGCCTCACAACGGGAAGTGCAAGGAGCTCTTCTCCAACCACCAGTGGGTGAGCGAGGAGACCTGTGAGGATGAAGACAGCCTGGCcggagaggaaggcagagcccaCTCAAGTGCCGTGCACAGCGTGAGCAG caTGAGTCAAGACACTGAAGTTAGGAGACGGATGGTGGGTGGAGGTCTTCAAAGTACTCAGGCATCTGTCCCAACCAAGGAAGAGCTGTCCTCCACTGAGGAGGAACAAAAGGCACATTGGCCAGCTCACTGGAAGCCCTTCCTGGTCAGTGTGTGCATGGCCACGGTCCTGGCGACTGGCGCATACTTCTGCTACCGGGTATGTTTTCACTGA
- the Ptpn1 gene encoding tyrosine-protein phosphatase non-receptor type 1 isoform X2: MEEAQRSYILTQGPLPNTCGHFWEMVWEQKSRGVVMLNRIMEKGSLKCAQYWPQQEEKEMVFDDTSLKLSLISEDVKSYYTVRQLELENLTTKETREILHFHYTTWPDFGVPESPASFLNFLFKVRESGSLSLEYGPIVVHCSAGIGRSGTFCLADTCLLLMDKRKDPSSVDIKKVLLEMRRFRMGLIQTADQLRFSYLAVIEGAKFIMGDSSVQDQWKELSREDLDLPPEHVPPPPRPPKRTLEPHNGKCKELFSNHQWVSEETCEDEDSLAGEEGRAHSSAVHSVSSMSQDTEVRRRMVGGGLQSTQASVPTKEELSSTEEEQKAHWPAHWKPFLVSVCMATVLATGAYFCYRVCFH; this comes from the exons atggaagaagcCCAGAGGAGCTATATTCTTACCCAG GGCCCTTTACCAAACACATGTGGGCACTTCTGGGAGATGGTGTGGGAGCAGAAGAGCAGGGGCGTGGTCATGCTCAACCGCATCATGGAGAAAGGCTCG TTAAAATGTGCCCAGTATTGGCcacagcaagaagaaaaggaaatggtcTTTGATGACACAAGTTTGAAGTTGTCACTAATCTCTGAAGATGTCAAGTCATATTACACAGTACGACAGTTGGAGTTGGAAAACCTGACT ACCAAGGAGACTCGAGAGATCCTGCATTTCCACTACACCACATGGCCTGACTTTGGAGTCCCCGAGTCACCTGCTTCTTTCCTCAATTTCCTATTCAAAGTCCGAGAGTCAGGCTCACTCAGCCTGGAGTACGGCCCCATTGTGGTCCACTGCAGCGCCGGCATCGGTAGATCGGGGACCTTCTGTCTGGCTGACACCTGCCTCTTACTG ATGGACAAGAGGAAAGACCCTTCTTCCGTGGACATCAAGAAAGTGCTGCTGGAGATGCGCAGGTTCCGCATGGGGCTCATCCAGACGGCCGACCAGCTGCGTTTCTCCTACCTGGCTGTCATCGAGGGCGCCAAGTTCATCATGGGCGACTCATCAGTGCAG GATCAGTGGAAGGAGCTCTCCCGGGAAGACCTGGACCTTCCACCCGAGCACGTGCCCCCACCTCCCCGGCCACCCAAACGCACACTGGAGCCTCACAACGGGAAGTGCAAGGAGCTCTTCTCCAACCACCAGTGGGTGAGCGAGGAGACCTGTGAGGATGAAGACAGCCTGGCcggagaggaaggcagagcccaCTCAAGTGCCGTGCACAGCGTGAGCAG caTGAGTCAAGACACTGAAGTTAGGAGACGGATGGTGGGTGGAGGTCTTCAAAGTACTCAGGCATCTGTCCCAACCAAGGAAGAGCTGTCCTCCACTGAGGAGGAACAAAAGGCACATTGGCCAGCTCACTGGAAGCCCTTCCTGGTCAGTGTGTGCATGGCCACGGTCCTGGCGACTGGCGCATACTTCTGCTACCGGGTATGTTTTCACTGA